Proteins from one Mucilaginibacter jinjuensis genomic window:
- a CDS encoding LLM class flavin-dependent oxidoreductase, producing MKKIGFLSFGHWANHAAYQTRTAGDTLLQSIDLAVAAEEIGLDGAYFRVHHFARQLASPFPLLSAIGAKTSKIEIGTGVIDMRYENPMYMVEDAGAADLISGGRLQLGISRGSPEQVIDGWRYFGYEPAKGETDADMGRKKALEFLDKLSGEGFAQPNPNPMFPNPPGLLSLEPHSEGLRERIWWGAGSNATAIWAAEQGMHLQSSTLKFDESGKPFHIQQAEQIRLYKEAWQKAGHQREARVSVSRSIFALVSEQDRYYFGQQGKGADSFGYIEADKRAVFGKSYAAEPDQLIKELANDEAIQEADTVLLTIPNTLGVDYNIHVLSAILEHVAPGLGWR from the coding sequence ATGAAGAAAATTGGATTTTTATCGTTCGGGCATTGGGCAAACCATGCTGCCTACCAAACCCGTACCGCAGGCGATACCCTGTTGCAATCTATTGATCTGGCTGTTGCTGCCGAAGAAATTGGTTTGGATGGCGCCTATTTCCGTGTGCATCACTTTGCACGCCAGCTGGCTTCGCCATTTCCACTGCTTTCGGCTATTGGGGCTAAAACCAGCAAAATAGAGATTGGCACAGGTGTAATTGATATGCGCTACGAAAACCCAATGTATATGGTAGAAGATGCCGGCGCTGCCGATCTTATTTCGGGAGGCCGACTACAACTGGGCATCAGCAGAGGGTCGCCAGAGCAGGTGATCGACGGCTGGCGCTATTTTGGTTACGAACCTGCCAAGGGCGAAACCGATGCCGATATGGGGCGCAAAAAAGCTTTAGAATTTTTAGATAAATTAAGCGGTGAGGGCTTTGCCCAACCCAACCCTAACCCGATGTTCCCCAATCCGCCGGGGTTGTTATCGCTGGAGCCACATTCTGAGGGTTTGCGCGAACGCATCTGGTGGGGAGCGGGCTCAAACGCAACCGCAATTTGGGCAGCCGAGCAAGGCATGCACTTGCAAAGCTCAACCCTTAAGTTTGATGAAAGCGGTAAACCATTCCACATCCAGCAGGCCGAACAGATCAGGTTGTACAAAGAAGCCTGGCAAAAAGCAGGTCACCAGCGTGAGGCGAGGGTTTCTGTAAGCCGGTCTATTTTTGCATTGGTGAGCGAGCAGGATAGATATTACTTCGGTCAGCAAGGCAAAGGGGCTGATAGCTTTGGTTACATTGAAGCCGATAAACGTGCAGTTTTTGGAAAAAGCTACGCTGCCGAACCCGACCAGCTTATCAAAGAACTGGCTAATGACGAAGCAATACAGGAAGCAGATACCGTACTTTTAACCATACCCAATACTTTAGGGGTTGATTACAATATCCATGTGCTATCTGCAATTTTAGAGCACGTTGCCCCTGGTCTCGGCTGGCGATAG